In Drosophila pseudoobscura strain MV-25-SWS-2005 chromosome 4, UCI_Dpse_MV25, whole genome shotgun sequence, the following proteins share a genomic window:
- the RtGEF gene encoding uncharacterized protein RtGEF isoform X2: MEHPLVVQAEYSFMGSNNDELCFKKGDIITVTQREDGGWWEGTLNDKTGWFPSNYVNECKAQLPLAETIRPPEEIQEYRSVVLKDLLDSERAHVAELQGLLENFLEPMQQTQILNQDEYAQLMCNFVEIVRTHEELLLQIEECNDRVGKLFLTSAPLMKKVHQAYCAAHPKAIVILDKYKDDLEKYMERQGAATPGLLVLTTGLSKPFRRLDKYSAMLQELERHMESSHPDRGDTQRSVAVYKDIAATCSATRRQKELELQVLTGPVRGWQGQELSTLGDIIHMGSVAVGADHRDRYFVLFPQTLLILSVSQRMSAFIYEGKLPLTGIIVHRLEDTDAIKNAFEISSPLIDRIVAVCQGPSEANKWVELLNANNPSLPMGIKRQLSNLSNSSLGHLNAAHLSQHLDSRGYCTRFSLCAYYSSPSSGANARPVRTTLPPSNYPPTAPYANLSAHFARLVRAGGLRSAIVKMLLYPQARQSIDLMRIALRKKRCHKAAAKLKDLNGNGETGESGQSGQSELERQDAIELPTDSESFEDEFDDEYLHSCDSDPFEYVQFYQNKRNDSDSLWNSTGTFVDHGGVYRRHCSSINLIKLDSLDADEVLAQNELKKESLVIGSRALRALARKSLNRNSSVHTSTATLELGAGGSITRCVEEEPMLLPKFSLQQQSSDASSMYAGRLGGAFTACENLASMPDDLSLSQGQGAQEAPVPLPASPTERHSMPSIFVGNRFNLSKNTEVYVPTWKDRQEMQNQSVDGQPEDGVHSSSLDLPAACLTAPDKMQAELLYNFDDDLASLESPLQLQLQRESLPFQSHNLNSDKRVSHKSDSPSSGHPQTDSNQAARSISTTELCIETASKKREPDPERSRDSIRRCISYQFLQMSNRPPPPNPPRRDPDLHLHSKCRCCESSQCPSPRSSDSGMAGSCTIASPDPPNPESYFPMAATGQDVPDSAESERFDVCGMFREKFLTPEATQEEAEAETVDELPEEPTTPTNRKESGENASVVSSTQIQVNTRSIFLPCSSSMDETTRTTPANGSDPLISSSSVGQLDTEPRATFRSGMYAHWWKKERLPPEVVRGIAHAYNKSLPSVHDSKDSKDSGSVCSSCFCSFEASGYSEGALYCSVCQNCVDYYNGSTTSTTNTTTTTASASSGCPLCSEDEAPTNSCPSTRLSAARGAYASEPAYSSSLDCPICAARVAFAGEEDVSAIEPQPAAASAARKPSAGAVRSARHREREQQRGQQPAGLPSHQLDVTTQTEPVLQPPPELQPVHAHSASTTSSASTTTTKSAKSSGGGRPQIKFSPDTKQQDSPGPSTSHGRQPGGPAGSSSSGNNGGAKRKERKHKG; encoded by the exons GTGCGGACACACGAGGAGCTGCTCCTGCAGATCGAGGAGTGCAACGACCGCGTGGGCAAGCTGTTCCTCACCAGCGCCCCCCTCATGAAGAAGGTCCACCAGGCCTACTGTGCAGCCCATCCCAAAGCCATAGTCATATTGGATAAGTACAA GGATGACCTGGAGAAGTACATGGAACGCCAGGGAGCGGCCACTCCAGGGCTGTTGGTCCTCACCACGGGCCTCTCGAAGCCCTTCCGGCGGCTGGACAAGTACTCGGCCAtgctgcaggagctggagcggcACATGGAGAGCAGCCACCCCGACCGAGGCGATACTCAGCGCAGTGTGGCCGTTTACAAGGACATTGCGGCCACCTGCTCGGCCACGCGGCGTCagaaggagctggagctgcaggtTCTGACAGGGCCAGTGCGCGGCTGGCAGGGCCAGGAGCTGAGTACTCTGGGCGACATCATACACATGGGCAGCGTGGCCGTGGGCGCTGACCATCGGGACCGCTACTTCGTGCTGTTCCCCCAGACGCTGCTCATCCTGAGTGTCAGTCAGCGCATGAGCGCCTTCATCTACGAG GGCAAACTGCCGCTCACTGGCATCATCGTTCACCGCCTGGAGGACACGGACGCCATCAAGAACGCCTTCGAGATCAGCAGCCCACTGATCGACCGCATAGTGGCGGTCTGCCAGGGACCCAGCGAGGCCAACAAGTGGGTGGAGCTGCTGAACGCCAACAACCCCAGTCTGCCGATGGGCATCAAGCGGCAGCTGAGCAACCTGAGCAACTCCTCTCTGGGGCACCTGAATGCGGCGCAC CTCAGCCAGCACCTGGATTCGCGTGGCTACTGCACGCGGTTCTCGCTCTGCGCGTACTACTCCAGCCCGTCCAGTGGGGCCAATGCCCGACCGGTGCGCACGACGCTCCCGCCCAGCAACTATCCGCCCACGGCGCCCTATGCGAACCTCAGTGCGCACTTTGCCAGGCTGGTTAGGGCCGGAGGACTGAGGAGTGCGATTGTCAAGATGCTGCTGTACCCACAGGCTCGCCAGAGCATCGATCTCATGCGCATTGCCCTGCGCAAGAAGCGCTGCCACAAGGCGGCTGCCAAGCTCAAGGATCTCAATGGAAACGGGGAAACGGGGGAGTCTGGGCAGTCCGGACAGTCGGAGCTGGAGCGGCAGGACGCCATTGAGTTGCCCACAGACTCGGAGAGCTTTGAGGACGAGTTCGATGACGAGTACCTTCATTCCTGCGACTCGGATCCGTTCGAATACGTTCAGTTTTACCAGAACAAGAGGAACGATTCCGATTCCCTTTGGAACTCCACTGGCACTTTCGTAGACCATGGAGGGGTGTACAGGAGACACTGTTCCTCCATCAATCTCATCAAGCTGGATTCTCTTGATGCCGACGAGGTTCTGGCCCAGAACGAGCTGAAAAAGGAGTCGCTCGTCATTGGATCCAGGGCTCTGCGGGCACTGGCTCGCAAATCGTTGAATCGGAATTCCAGCGTTCACACTTCCACGGCCACCCTGGAGCTGGGCGCCGGCGGTAGCATCACGAGATGTGTCGAGGAGGAGCCAATGCTCCTACCGAAGTTCTCCCTTCAGCAGCAGAGCTCCGACGCCAGTTCCATGTATGCGGGCCGCCTGGGCGGGGCCTTTACGGCGTGCGAGAACCTGGCCAGCATGCCCGATGATCTCAGCCTCAGCCAGGGGCAGGGCGCACAGGAGGCACCTGTTCCTCTTCCTGCCTCTCCGACGGAGCGGCACAGCATGCCAAGCATTTTCGTGGGCAACCGGTTCAATCTGTCGAAGAACACAGAGGTCTATGTGCCCACGTGGAAGGATCGGCAGGAGATGCAGAACCAGAGCGTAGATGGGCAGCCAGAGGACGGTGTGCACTCCAGCTCCCTGGATCTTCCCGCTGCGTGTCTCACCGCTCCCGACAAGATGCAGGCGGAGCTGCTCTATAACTTCGACGATGACCTGGCGTCCCTGGAGAGTCcactgcagttgcagctgcagcgcgAGAGCCTGCCCTTCCAGAGCCACAATCTCAACTCGGATAAGAGGGTCTCCCACAAGAGCGACAGTCCCTCGTCAGGCCACCCTCAAACAGATTCCAATCAGGCGGCGCGGAGCATCTCAACGACCGAGCTGTGCATCGAGACCGCCTCCAAGAAGCGCGAACCCGACCCGGAGCGCAGCAGGGACTCCATTAGACGCTGCATAAGCTATCAGTTTCTGCAGATGTCCAACCGACCTCCGCCGCCAAACCCGCCTCGTCGGGATCCAGATCTCCATTTGCACTCGAAGTGCCGCTGCTGCGAGAGCTCCCAGTGCCCCAGTCCGCGCTCCAGTGACAGCGGCATGGCTGGAAGCTGCACCATAGCCTCACCAGACCCCCCCAATCCCGAGTCCTATTTTCCAATGGCCGCCACTGGACAAGATGTCCCTGACAGCGCGGAGTCCGAGCGCTTCGATGTGTGCGGCATGTTCCGGGAGAAGTTTCTGACACCAGAGGCCACGcaggaagaggcagaggcggagacAGTCGACGAGCTGCCAGAAGAGCCGACCACACCCACGAACCGAAAGGAATCCGGGGAAAATGCATCTGTCGTCAGCTCAACGCAGATTCAAGTGAATACCAGGAGTATTTTCCTGCCCTGCAGCTCCAGCATGGACGAGACCACGAGAACCACTCCGGCAAACGGATCCGATCCCCTGATCAGCTCCAGCTCAGTGGGGCAGCTGGACACGGAGCCACGGGCCACGTTTCGCTCTGGGATGTACGCGCACTGGTGGAAGAAGGAGCGGCTGCCCCCGGAGGTGGTGCGGGGCATAGCCCACGCCTACAACAAGAGTCTGCCGTCGGTGCATGACAGCAAGGACTCCAAGGACTCGGGATCCGTGTGCTccagctgcttctgctccttcgAAGCCAGCGGATACAGTGAGGGAGCCCTCTACTGCTCCGTGTGCCAGAACTGCGTGGACTACTACAACGggagcaccaccagcaccaccaacaccaccaccacgacgGCATCCGCCTCCTCTGGCTGTCCCCTGTGCAGCGAGGATGAGGCGCCTACCAACAGCTGCCCGTCGACCCGCCTGTCCGCCGCTCGCGGGGCGTACGCCAGCGAGCCGGCCTACTCCTCCTCGCTCGACTGTCCCATTTGTGCGGCGCGCGTGGCTTTCGCGGGCGAAGAAG ATGTCTCCGCCATCGAGCcacagcctgctgctgcctccgcaGCCAGGAAGCCGTCAGCAGGCGCCGTCCGGTCCGCCAGGCATCGGGAGCGCGAACAGCAGCGCGGGCAACAGCCTGCAGGGCTCCCCAGCCACCAACTCGATGTCACAACACAAACGGAGCCAGTCCTTCAACCACCACCTGAGCTACAACCAGTACACGCACACTCAGCCTCCACCACATCTTCTGCATCCACCACAACCACCAAGTCTGCCAAGTCATCTGGGGGCGGCCGGCCACAGATCAAGTTCAGCCCAGACACCAAGCAGCAAGACAGCCCCGGGCCCAGCACCAGCCACGGACGGCAGCCCGGCGgcccagcaggcagcagcagcagcggcaacaacggcGGGGCCAAGCGCAAGGAAAGGAAGCACAAAGG